Within Saccharomonospora cyanea NA-134, the genomic segment TCCGCCGACGCCGACGGATTCCGCTCGACGCCACACGTACCTCGAAGGTTGCTCGCCACTTCGGGCCGTGTCCGTTTCGTGACATGGCGGTATGTGCGGACGAAACCCGAGGCCTTATCCTCGTCGCCGATATGTGACGTCAACCGTGAAGGCTGCTGTGCACACTGTCGGCGACGCGGCAGAGGACCCGGCCCGCGAACGCGGGTCCGTCCGGCCGTACCTTGACGATCTTCCGCTGGAGCTGTGGGACTCGGACGAGCCGGCCGAGTCCGGACCCGGCTCCCCGCGGAGATCGTGGTGGCGCGCGGTGCTGCCGGTCGCCGTGGCTCTGGTGCTCGTCGGCGTTTTCGTGGCCGTTCTGCCGTCCCTCGACCCGTCCCTCGACGATGGGGACTCCGACCTGCCCGGCGCGGCGCCCGGCTCCGACGAGCCGGTGCCGTCCCTGGCCTCGATCGGGGACAACCGGCTGCTGAGAAGCGGGACCGTGTTGGCCGAAGTGCGTTGCGAGCTGCCCGAACTCGGCAGTGCCAGTGAGCGGCTGCACGCGTTCTACACCGCCGAGCTGCGTTGCCTCGAACGCGCCTGGAAACCCGCGCTGAACCGGGCGGGGGTGGAGTTCGCTCCCGTGGCCGTGGACATCACCGACGCCCCGGCGACCGCGTGCGGCGAGCTGCCGCCCTCCGGGGAGGCCACGGGCCTGTACTGCGCCGAGGACGCCACCATCTACCTGCCTCGCACACGCACCCTGGATGCGTTCGGGCTCACGCGGGAGGCCCACATCGCCACGCTGGCCCACGAGTACGGGCACCACGTGCAGCACCTCAGCGGCATCCTCGCCGCCGCGAACGGCCAGCTCAACCGTTACCCCGCGGGGAGCCCGCCCGACCGGGAACTGGGCAGGCGGGTCGAGTTGCAGGCGAACTGCTTCGCCGGTGTCTTCCTCGCCAGCGCGGCAGGAAGAGGATCGATCACGGACGACCTCGGTCACGCCGCGGTGGACGACTTCCGCAACTGGGTCGACAGCGACACCCACGGCGCCAGCGAGACACAGCGCCGGTGGGCCGCCCGAGGGTTCCGGCACGGCGACGCCGGACACTGCAACACCTGGCAGGCGCCCAGCGAGGACGTCGCGTAGGGGGGGGAGTTCACGGCAGGACGGGCAGCGGCCACGTCCGGCCCGTGGCGCTGTCGATGAGTGCCGCGCTCGTGACCCGCACGGTCAGCGGGAGGACCTCGTACACCGACGTCGCCACCGCGGGCAGATCCCGCGTCGTCGACCTCGTGGCCACCGAGGAGTGCGGAAGCCAGCGGTCGAGGGCGTAGTGGCGGTGTATCCGGGCGCCCGTCCCGCTCACGGCCCGCACCACCGCCTGTTGGCGGGCGAGCAACCCGGACGCGGGCGCGGGCACGAGTGAGATCCGGCCCCGGCGGAACGCCGCCATCGCGTCGAAGGTCAGGTCGAACGGGCCGCTGTCGGGCAACGCCGCGACCGCGTCGTGGACGGCGCCGAGGTGCCAGTCCAGCAGGACGACGTAGGACAGGTGCGGGTGGTGCCTGCGGTGCGTGTGCGTCTCCAGGGTCGCGACGCCCACCGCCTCCAGCCGCGACCACAGGCCACGCAGTGCCCGTTCCGAGTGCGGGTCGAACAGCAGGCAGACGCCCAGTGCCACGCCGATGACCCTACGGCGCCGCGGGTTCGCTCGCCGTTTCACCGCCCACCACTCGGGTATTCGCGGTTTGAGCGGCGCCCGTCACACCGGAGGAGGAAGCCGTCATGACTCGTCCCACAGATCCAGGAGCCCGTCCCCGTAGACGAGGGTTGCAGCCCGTCCAGGTACTGGCCGGACTGATCGGGCTCGTCTACCTGGCGCTCGGCATCATCGGACTCGTCATCACCGGGTTCGGAGGATTCGGGGACGCCACCCACAGCACCCTCTGGCTGTTCTCGATCAACCCGCTCCACAACATCTTCCACATCGTCATCGGCGCGCTCGGTGTGCTGATGGCGCTGACGTCCAAACTGGCCCGGACCTACGGCTGGTTGCTGCTCGCGGTCTTCGGCGTACTGCTGTTGTGGGGACTGGCCATCAGCGGTGTGTTCGCGGAGAACCCGGTGGGCGGGCTGGGTAACCCGTTCGCGCTCAACACGGCGGACAACTGGCTGCACTTCGGGACCGCTCTGCTCGGTCTCGTCCTCGCCGTGATGCCGGCTCGCAAGAAAGTCACCGCGATGCCGGGCCAGGAGAGGGAGTCGGTTTCA encodes:
- a CDS encoding 2'-5' RNA ligase family protein, translating into MALGVCLLFDPHSERALRGLWSRLEAVGVATLETHTHRRHHPHLSYVVLLDWHLGAVHDAVAALPDSGPFDLTFDAMAAFRRGRISLVPAPASGLLARQQAVVRAVSGTGARIHRHYALDRWLPHSSVATRSTTRDLPAVATSVYEVLPLTVRVTSAALIDSATGRTWPLPVLP
- a CDS encoding DUF4383 domain-containing protein; its protein translation is MTRPTDPGARPRRRGLQPVQVLAGLIGLVYLALGIIGLVITGFGGFGDATHSTLWLFSINPLHNIFHIVIGALGVLMALTSKLARTYGWLLLAVFGVLLLWGLAISGVFAENPVGGLGNPFALNTADNWLHFGTALLGLVLAVMPARKKVTAMPGQERESVSGAMSGRSSEGEVAAQGTRRHAPGRRIWRRGAAH
- a CDS encoding neutral zinc metallopeptidase: MHTVGDAAEDPARERGSVRPYLDDLPLELWDSDEPAESGPGSPRRSWWRAVLPVAVALVLVGVFVAVLPSLDPSLDDGDSDLPGAAPGSDEPVPSLASIGDNRLLRSGTVLAEVRCELPELGSASERLHAFYTAELRCLERAWKPALNRAGVEFAPVAVDITDAPATACGELPPSGEATGLYCAEDATIYLPRTRTLDAFGLTREAHIATLAHEYGHHVQHLSGILAAANGQLNRYPAGSPPDRELGRRVELQANCFAGVFLASAAGRGSITDDLGHAAVDDFRNWVDSDTHGASETQRRWAARGFRHGDAGHCNTWQAPSEDVA